One window of the Thunnus albacares chromosome 3, fThuAlb1.1, whole genome shotgun sequence genome contains the following:
- the LOC122974731 gene encoding E3 ubiquitin-protein ligase TRIM21-like, with the protein MSAVSCLRSEDQFLCSICLDVFTDPVTTPCGHNFCKNCITEHWNSNDQYLCPMCNKVFNKRPELHVNTLFSEMVSQFRQEAQQKASSSSSEQQAAKPGEVPCDVCTGTKLKALKSCLVCLTSYCETHLEPHLTMSGLKRHQLMDPVENLEDRMCMKHDKPLELFCKTDQTCVCMLCSVLDHKTHDVVPLKEEYEGKKAELGKTEAEIQQMIQKRRLKIQEIKHSVDLSKEDADGEIAEGVQVFTALKESVERSQAELIETIEEKQRTAEKQAEDFIKELEQEISELKKRSSEVEKLSCSKDHLHLLQNFPSLKAAPPTKDWTEVSVRPSYEGTVVRAVAQLEEMVIKEMKKLVKAELKRVQQYAVDVTLDPDTANPWLILSDDGKQVNCSDVMKNLPNNPKRFSINPCVLGKQSFSSGRFYFEVQVKEKTKWTLGVARESINRKGKVTLSPQNGYWTIWLRNGNEYKALADPSVRLSLKSQPQKVGVFVDYEEGLVSFYDVDAAALIYSFTGCSFTKKLYTFFSPCNHDGGKNSAPLIICPVNQTE; encoded by the coding sequence ATGtctgctgtcagctgtctgcgatctgaagatcagtttctgtgctccatctgtctggatgtgttcactgatccagtcaccacaccatgtggacacaacttctgcaaaaactgcatcactgaACACTGGAACAGTAATGACCAATACCTGTGTCCAATGTGTAACAAGGTTTTCAACAAAAGACCTGAGCTTCATGTCAACACATTGTTCTCTGAGATGGTCTCTCAGTTCAGAcaggaagctcaacagaaagctagcagcagcagctcagagcaacaagctgccaaaccaggagaagttccctgtgacgtctgtactggaaccaaactgaaggccctgaagtcctgtctggtgtgtctgacctcctactgtgagactcacctggagccTCATCTGACAATGTCAGGTCTGAAAAGACATCAGCTGATGGACCCTGTGGAGAACCTGGAAGACAGGATGTGTATGAAGCACGATAAACCTCTGGAGCTGTTCTGTAAGACTGACCAgacatgtgtctgcatgctctgctctgttttagaccacaagacacatgatgttgttcctctgaaagaagaatatgaaggaaagaaggcagagctggggaagacagaggctgaaattcagcagatgatccagaagagACGACTGAAGATTCAAGAGATCAAACACTCGGTTGACCTCAGTAAGGAAGATGCAGACGGAGAGATAGCAGAAGGTGTTCAGGTCTTCACCGCTCTGAAGGAGTCTGTTGAGAGAAGCCAGGCAGAGCTGATTGAGACGATTGAAGAGAAGCAAAGAACGgcagagaaacaggctgaagacttcatcaaagagctggaacAGGAAATCTCTGAGCTGAAGAAGAGAAGCTCTGAGGTGGAGAAGCTCTCATGCTCCAaagaccacctccacctcctccaaaacTTCCCCTCCCTGAAAGCTGCTCCACCcaccaaagactggacagaggtCAGCGTCCGTCCATCATATGAGGGGACAGTGGTGAGAGCTGTGGCTCAGCTGGAGGAGATGGTCattaaagagatgaagaagctgGTTAAAGCTGAGCTGAAGAGGgtccagcagtatgcagtggatgtgactcttgATCCTGATACAGCAAATCCCTGgctcatcctgtctgatgatggGAAACAAGTAAACTGTAGTGATGTGATGAAGAATCTCCCAAACAACCCAAAGAGATTTTCTATAAATCCCTGTGTGTTAGGAAAGCAGAGTTTCTCTTCAGgcagattttactttgaggttcagGTTAAAGAGAAGACTAAATGGACTTTAGGAGTGGCCAGAGAGTCGATCAACAGGAAGGGAAAAGTCACGCTGAGTCCTCAGAATGGTTACTGGACTATATGGttgagaaatggaaatgagtaCAAAGCTCTTGCTGACCCTTCAGTTCgtctctctctgaagtctcagcctcagaaggtgggggtgtttgtggattatgaggagggtctggtctccttttatgacgtagatgctgcagctcttatcTACTCCTTTACTGGCTGCTCCTTCACTAAGAAACTCTACACATTCTTCAGTCCCTGTAATCATGATGGTGGTAAAAACTCCGCCCCTCTGATCAtctgtcctgtcaatcaaactgagtAA
- the LOC122974699 gene encoding E3 ubiquitin-protein ligase TRIM21-like yields MSAASCLLSEDQFLCSICLDVFTDPVTTPCGHNFCKNCINEHWNIKVPWQCPMCKEIFTTRPELHKNTFISEMVSQFRQEAQQKASSSSSEQQAAKPGEVPCDVCTGTKLKALKSCLVCLTSYCETHLEPHLTVSGLKRHQLINPVENLEDRMCMKHDKPLELFCKTDQTCVCMLCSVLDHKTHEFVPLKEEYEGKKAELGKTEAEIQQMIQKRRLKIQEIKRSVNFSKGNAEKEIAEGVQVFTTLMQSVERSLNEFIDMIEERQRTTEKQAEDFIKELEQEISELKKRSSEVEELSRSEDHLHLLQNFLSLKPAPPTKDWTEVSVHPPSYEGTVVRAVTQLEETLRNEMKKLFEVELKRIQRYAVNVTLDPDTANPHLILSDDEKQVNHGDVKKDLPENPERFSNCVSVSGKQSFSSGRFYFEVQVKGKTKWTLGVARESINRKENIPLSPQDGYWTICLRNRNEYSACNNSLVRLSLESQLQKVGVFVDYEEGLVSFYDADTAQLICSFTGCSFTEKLYPYFSPCPNDGGKNSVPLIICPVNQTE; encoded by the coding sequence atgtctgctgccagctgtctgctatctgaagatcagtttctgtgctccatctgtctggatgtgttcactgatccagtcaccacaccatgtggacacaacttctgcaaaaactgcatcaaTGAACACTGGAATATAAAAGTCCCATGGCAGTGTCCCATGTGTAAAGAGATTTTTACCACACGACCTGAGCTacacaaaaacactttcatctctgagatggtttctcagttcagacaggaggctcaacagaaagccagcagcagcagctcagagcaacaagctgccaaaccaggagaagttccctgtgacgtctgtactggaaccaaactgaaggccctgaagtcctgtctggtgtgtctgacctcctactgtgagactcacctggagccTCATCTGACAGTTTCAGGCCTGAAAAGACATCAGCTGATCAACCCTGTGGAGAACCTGGAAGACAGAATGTGTATGAAGCACGATAAACCTCTGGAGCTGTTCTGTAAGACCGACCAgacatgtgtctgcatgctctgctctgttttagaccacaagacacatgagtttgttcctctgaaagaagaatatgaaggaaagaaggcagagctggggaagacagaggctgaaattcagcagatgatccagaagagACGACTGAAGATTCAAGAGATCAAACGGTCAGTCAACTTCAGCAAAGGAAatgcagagaaagagatagCAGAAGGTGTTCAGGTCTTCACAACTCTGATGCAGTCTGTTGAGAGAAGCCTGAATGAGTTCATTGACATGATTGAAGAGAGGCAAAGaacgacagagaaacaggctgaagacttcatcaaagagctggaacAGGAAATCTCTGAGCTGAAGAAGAGAAGCTCTGAGGTGGAGGAGCTCTCACGCTCTGaagaccacctccacctcctccaaaacTTCCTGTCCCTGAAACCTGCTCCACCcaccaaagactggacagaggtCAGCGTCCATCCACCATCATATGAGGGGACTGTGGTGAGAGCTGTGactcagctggaggagacgcTCAGAAATGAGATGAAGAAGCTGTTTGAGGTCGAGCTGAAGAGAATCCAACGATATGCCGTGAATGTGACTCTTGATCCTGATACAGCAAATCCTCAcctcatcctgtctgatgatgagAAACAAGTAAATCACGGAGATGTAAAGAAAGATCTCCCAGAAAATCCAGAAAGATTTTCCAATTGTGTTAGTGTTTCAGGAAAGCAGAGTTTCTCTTCAGgcagattttactttgaggttcagGTTAAAGGGAAGACTAAATGGACTTTAGGAGTGGCCAGAGAGTCGATcaacaggaaagaaaacatcCCACTGAGCCCTCAGGATGGTTACTGGACTATATGTTTGAGAAATAGAAATGAGTACAGTGCTTGTAATAACTCTTTAGTCCGTCTCTCTCTGGAGTCTCAGCTTcagaaggtgggggtgtttgtggattatgaggagggtctggtctccttttatgaTGCAGATACTGCACAACTTATCTGCTCCTTTACTGGCTGctccttcactgagaaactctacCCATACTTCAGTCCCTGTCCTAATGATGGTGGTAAAAACTCCGTCCCTCTGATCAtctgtcctgtcaatcaaactgagtAG